The sequence CGACGCGACGTACGGCGTCGGTGCGCCGGTCGGCACGGTGCTCGCGGAAAACGAGGCGACCCGGACCGACGAAACCATCGCCGCCGGTCTGGGCTGGATCCGCGCCGACGAGGGGGGCGTGATGATGGAGAGCAGCGCGGGGTCGGCGGCGGCGTGTCGCGCCGACTTGCGCGAGAAACTCGCCGACGCGAAACGGATCCGGGACTGGAACTGGGAGGGCGAGCCCGAACTGGTGGTCCACGAGTACACCGTCGACCGCACGGGCGCCGTCGTCGTCGGCGCGGTGTACGGGCCGTTGTCGTACGCTGACGGCGAGCTACGGTGATCACTCCAACGACTCAGCGTACTCGAAGTCGTCGGCCGTCGCCGCCGGACGTTCCCCGTCGAGTTCGATGTGCCACCCGTGGAGGACAGTTGGATCATCGAGTGCGGCGTCAAGCGTCGTTCGAATGTCGCCGACGGCGACCCCGTAGTAGTCCTCGGGGACCCCGTGGAGATACTGGAGCGCCGTCTCGAACAGCGAGCGCATCCCGTCGTCGTTCTCGAAGTCGAAGTGCTTGTACGCGCCGGCGGCGACCTGGACCATTCCGTGCAGGAAGGCGCTCTCGGTCGTGCCGGAGCCGTAGTTGTACCATTCGTCCTCGAAACAGTCGTGGGCTTCGTGGAACGCACCGGCGTTGTAGAGGCGGACGCCGTGGATCACCCCACGCCGGAGCGTACCGTGTTCCCACCCGTTCGATTCGGGACGCTGTGGATCCCACCCGGTCGGCGCGCCGGTCGGCGGCGGCGCCACGCTGTAGTCGTGGGTGTGATCGTCCATGGTGTTCGTACGGGGCCGACGGAAGTAACGTCTGTGGTGGGGCGCGCGGACGGAAACGCACTTTAACGCCCGCGACTAGTAGTTGGTAATGAGGATTCGAGAGTTCGGCGACGACCCCGAGGTGGCGGTCGTCGCGGCTATCCATGGCGACGAACCCTGTGGCCCGCGAGCGGTCGAGGCGATTCTCGCCGACCCACCTGCCTTCGAACGGCCGGTGAAGTTCATCGTCGCCAACGAGCGCGCCCTCGACCGGGGCGTGCGGTATCTGGACGACGACCTCAACCGGGCGTTCCCCGGCGACGAGGCGGCCGCGAGTCACGAACGCCGTCTCGCGAGCGAACTACTGGCCGAACTCGAGGGGTGTACGACGCTCGCGCTTCACTCCACGCAGTCGTACGCGCACCCGTTCGCGCTCGTCGATACGGTCGACCCCGAGACGGCCGACCTGTGTGCCGCGCTTCCCATCGACACCCTCGTCGAGACGGGTGACTACGCCGACGGCCGTCTCATCTCATACCCGCGGACGATCGAAGTGGAATGTGGCCGACAGTGGTCGGAGCAAGCCGCGGCGAACGCCGAACAGCTCGTCACGGCCTTCCTGCGCGCGACGGGCGTTCTCCCCGCGACGGCGGACAGCGCCCCCAACGACGACGTGCCGGTGTTCCGACTCACCGGCCGGGTGCCGAAAGCGCCCGCTTCGGAACACGAGGTGTTCGTCGAGAACTTCGAGCGCGTGCCGCCGGGCGTGCCGTTCGCGTCGGCCGACGGCGAGGACCACGTCGCCGACGATCCGTTCTATCCGATCCTGATGTCGGCGGAGGGTTACGAGACCGTGTTCGGGTACGCGGCCGAGCGTCGGGGCCGACTGGCCGACATCGGCGACGAGTCGGCGCGGGGTCAGTCCTCGGACGGCGCGAGTTCGACCAGCGTGAGATCCCGGTCGAGCATACAGTAGTCGTGGGGCGGATCGCCGATCACGTCCTCGATGCGGTATTCGGTGTCGAAGTCGGCGCCGTCGGGGACGCAGTAGGTGTGGCTCGGGCAGTCGGTGTAGGGACACGAGCCGGCTAGCTTCGCTTTGCTGCCGGCGTAGGCGGCCTTCGAGGGGACGTTCGCGGTGATGGACGTGGGTTCGACTTCGACGGCGCGGACGCCTTCGTCGTGGACCGCGCAGTCGAGCGTCTGGGCGTTCTCGCGAACGTCCGTGATCCGGTAGCGGGTTCCCGGCGAGAGGTCGAGACACTGCCCGCGGTACGGACAGCCCTCGCACGCGGTCGACTCGCCGCGGAAGACGAATTCGCGGCCCACCTCGGCGAGGCGCGTTCCGATGAGCGTGACCTCCGACATGGACGCCTGTTTTCCCCCCGCCCGGTTAAGCCTCGCGACCGACGAGTTCGTCGAGGCGGTCGAGGTAGGCCTCGCGGGGCACCTGATAGGCGGCGCGGTAGTCGATATCGCCCGTCGCGAACGCCCGCGCCAGGTCGAGCGCCGTCTCGACGGCCTTCTCGCGCGTCTCACAGGATTCGACCCGTGCGTCGACCTCCGGTTCGAGAAAGAGCGTAATCGTCCAGCCGTCGGCCTCGCGGGCGCTCGGCCGTCGCCCGGGTTTCCCGGGCGAGAGGTAGATGGTCGGCATGCAGGCCGCCGGAAACGCTGCCGTGTCGAACACGTCCGGGCGATAGGCCAGGATGGCCCGGCCCGCCGGCTCCTCGTGCCAGACCGTCCAGCCGTCGGGGAGCGATTCGAGACTCACGGGGCCACCTTCGGCCGCCGTCTATAGGAGCGTTTGGAATACGGTCGACGGGGATCATCCGGGATGACGAACGTTCCAGTCGACAGCCCCGTCGAACGCGTCCCATCACACCGGATCGGGCCGCTGATGCGAAACGCTCAGACGAACCGGCGTGTTGGGCGCCCAGCACCCCCCTCATACCGCTTTCACACCCCCGTCTATTCGCCGAAAATCGCGGGACGTTCGGCCGATGGCGGAACAAGACTTATCTGTCTCTACTCCTGACAGTGTTTATAGTCTCGGTTACCAGCGAACCGGGTCACCGTCAACCGGCCGCTCCCCGCCGCCCATCCGTCGTGTGTTGTCGCTTCCCGACGAGGCCGTCGCCGGGCGCGTACTGTGATACGTGTTCACAACCCACGGACTGCCGTGACGGTGCGGCTCGGGCCCGAGACACCGACGAGACAATGACGAAGGAAACCCTCGACGACCTCAGCCAGGACTACAAGGAATCGGTGCCGTCGGACCTCCGCGAAGCCAAACGCTTCGACTGGTATCTGGACGAGGTGTACGACGACCCGCGGATCGCTCGCAACGCCCACCAGCGCGTCGCCGACATGTTCGACTACTACGGGACGGCGTACGACGAAGACGCCGGCGTCGTGGAGTACCGCATGGCCTCGGAGGACCCGTTACACGACGGGGAGAACACCTTCTACGGCCGCGAAGTCCACGAATCGATCCACGAGTTCGTCAACAAGGTGAAAAGCGGCGCCCGGGGGCTCGGCCCGGAGAAACGCATCAAACTGTTGCTCGGGCCCGTCGGCTCCGGGAAGTCGCATTTCGACTGGATGGTGCGGCGGTATTTCGAGGACTATACGGCGAGCGATGACGGGCGGATGTACACGTTCCAGTGGGTGAACCTCGGTGACATCATCCGCGGACAGGATCCCAGCGACGACACCGTCGTCTCGCCGATGAACCAGGATCCCCTCGTGCTCCTCCCACAGGAACAGCGCGACCGAGTGCTGGAGCGATTGAACGAGACCCTCGACGCGCCCTACACCATTCGCAACGAGCAGTCGCTCGACCCCGCCAGCGAGTTCTACATGGATCGCCTGCTGGCGCAGTACGACGACGACCTGAAGGCCGTCCTCGACGAGCACATCGAGATCATCCGCCTCGTTGCCTCCGAGAACAAGCGCCAGTGCGTCGAGACGTTCGAGCCCAAAGACAAGAAAAATCAGGACGAGACCGAACTCACCGGCGATGTCAACTACTCCAAGATCGCCGTCTACGGCGAGTCCGACCCGCGTGCGTTCGACTACTCCGGCGCGTTCTGTAACGCCAATCGGGGGCTGTTCAGCGGCGAGGAACTCCTGAAACTCCAGCGGGAGTTCCTCTATGACTTCCTGCACGCCTCCCAGGAACAGACGATCAAGCCGAAAAACAACCCCCGTATCGACATCGACCAGGTGATCGTCGGCCGCACCAACATGCCCGAATACCGGGACAAGAAAGGCGACGAGAAGATGGAGGCGTTCAACGACCGCACCAAGCGCATCGACTTCCCGTACGTTCTGGAGTACAGCGAGGAGGCCGAAATCTACCGGAAAATGCTCCGGAACGCCGACGTGCCGGACATGCACATCGAACCCCACGCGATGGAGATGGCGGGCCTCTTCGGCGTCCTGACGCGCATCACCGACCCCGACGGCGAGAACGTCACGCTCGTCCAGAAGGCCAAGGCCTACAACGGCGAAATCGACGAGACCGACGATGTCGACGTGAAGAAGCTGCGCGAGGAAGGCGAGGAGGCCGCGGACGTCGCCGAGGGGATGGACGGCGTCTCCGCCCGGTTCATCGGCGACGAGATCGCGGAGGCCATCATGGACGCCACCCACCGCGGGCGGGAGTATCTCTCCCCGCTCTCGGTGTTCACCCACTTCGAGGAGAACCTCGAGAACCACGGCTCGATCCCCGAGTCGAACGTCGACCGCTACCACCGCTATCTCGAACTCGTCCGCGAGGAGTACAAGGAGCGCGCCATCGAGGACGTGCGCCACGCGCTCGCGTACGATGTCGACGAGATCCAGCGCCAGGGCGAGAAGTACATGGACCACGTGATGGCCTACATCGACGACGCCACCGTGACCGACGAACTCACCGGGCGCGAGCAGGAACCCGACGAGACGTTCCTGCGGTCCGTCGAGGAGAAGTTGGCGATTCCGAGCGACCGCAAGGACGACTTCCGCCAGGAGGTGTCGAACTGGGTGAGTCGGCGCGCCCGCGAGGGCGAGGGATTCGACCCGCAGGACAACGACCGCCTGCGCCGGGCGCTGGAGCGCAAACTCTGGGAGGACAAGAAACACAACATCAACTTCTCCGCGCTGGTGTCGGCGAACGAACTCGACGACGACGAGCGGAGCGCGTGGATCGATGCGCTCATCGAACAGGGCTACTCCCGCGAGGGTGCTACGGAGGTGCTGGAGTTCGCCGGCGCGGAGGTCGCAAAGAGTGAACTCGAGGGATAGGATGGGTCACGAGTACATCCGCGCGGGCGACGAGGCGCTCTCCGGAGCCTACGAGGAGCCGATGCGCCTCGCCGAGTACGTCGACCGGGCGCTCGCCCGCCCCTCCATCGCGTCGCACGCACCGAAATACCTGCTGGAAGCCATCGAATCGATGGGCACGCGAACGGTCGTCGAGGAGGGCGAGGAGCGCGAGCGCTACCGCTTCTTCGACGACCCTGCCAACGACGGCGAGCACGCCATTCTTGGCAACACCGCCGTGCTCAACGGCTTCGTCGACGACCTGCGGACCATCGCCGCCGACCGCGGCAAACGCGAGACGATCATCTGGTTCGACGGGCCGACGGCGACCGGCAAGTCCGAACTCAAGCGCTGTCTCATCAACGGGCTCCGGGAGTACTCCAAGACCGAGGCCGGACGGCGCTACACCGTCGAGTGGAACGTCGCCAGCGCCACCGAGGACCGCGGCCTGAGTTACGGCGGCGGGACCGACCGCGAGGACGACTGGTACGAGAGCCCCGTCCAGACACACCCGCTGTCGGTGTTCCCCGCAGAGGTGCGAGCGTCGATCCTGGCCGATCTCAACGAGGGGAACCACGTTCCGATCAGCGTCGACGCCGACCTCGATCCCTTCTCCCGCGAGGCGTACGAGCATCTGGAGGAGCGCTACCGCCGGGACGGGGGGACCGCCCTGTTTTCCTCCATCACCGACCCGCGCCACCTCCGGGTGAAAAACTACGTCGTCGACGTGGGGCGGGGAATCGGCGTCCTCCACTCCGAGGACGACGGGTCGCCGAAAGAGCGCCTCGTCGGGTCGTGGATGCCCGGGATGCTCCGCGAACTCGACTCCCGCGGGCGGAAGAACCCACAGGCGTTCTCCTACGACGGCGTCCTCTCGCAGGGCAACGGCCTGTTGACCGTCGTCGAGGACGCCGCCCAGCACGCGGATCTGCTCCGGAAACTCCTGAACGTCCCCGACGAGGGACGGGTCAAACTCGACAAGGGCATCGGGATGGACATCGACACGCAACTGCTCATCATCTCGAACCCCGACCTCGATGTCGAACTCGACAAGTACGCCGATCGCAACGGGCGCGACCCGCTGAAGGCGCTCAAGCGCCGTCTCGACAAACACGAGTTCGGCTACCTGACGACGCTCTCGTTGGAGGCGGAACTCGTCCGCCGGGAGTTGACCAGCGAAACCGCCGTCTGGGAGGCCGAGGGGTACGCCGATCTGGACGCGCGGGTACGGGAGGGCGTGACGCTCTCGGTGCGCGGGAGCGACGGCCGCGTCGTCGACCGGGAACTCGCGCCCCACTCCGTCGAGGCGGCGGCGCTGTACAGCGTCGTCACCCGCCTGGACGGCGAGGACTGCCCCGGTGACCGCACGCTCGTCGAGAAGGCGTTGCTGTTCGATCAGGGCTACCTGCAGGAGGGTGACGAGCGCATCGAGGCCGAATCGTTCGACTTCGACGGCGACGACGGCAGTCACGGCATCCCCGTCACGTACACGCGGGATATCGTCGCCGACCTGCTCCAGACCGACGCCGACCGCCAGCATCCCGACCTGCCGGTGGAACGAGTGATCATGCCCGACGACATCCTCGATGCGATGGCCGAGGGGCTGGACGACGCGCCCGTCTTCTCCCGCGCCGAGGCCGCGGAGTACGAAAACCGCCTCGCGGTCGTCAAGAGTCACGTCTTCGACCGGCAGGAGGCCGACGTTCTCGACGCCGTGCTCGCGGAGAAAGGCGTCGACGAGGAGACGGTCAACGAGTACGTCGAACACGTCTTCGCGTGGGCCAACGACGAGCAGGTGGCCACCGACCGCGGCGCGGTCGATCCCGACCCCCTGTTGTTGAAGGTGTTCGAAACCGAGCATCTCGGCCGGTTCGACGAGGGTGCTTACGACGGCGCCACGCCGACCGCCCCCGTCGTGGCGTTCCGCAACGAGAAGGTCATCACCGCCATCAACCGCTACGCGTGGGAGAACCGCGACGAAGACTTCGCCATCGAGAACGTCGACGTCGCGGAGATTCCGGTCATCCGGGCGGTGCTCGACGCCCACGACTGGAGCGACGTACAGCGCCTCTTCGAGGAGTTCGATCCCACGCAGTGGGCGGATCCGCCATCGGGAACGGAGACCGCTCGGGTCAAAGACCGGACGCTCGCGGCCCTCCGCGAACGAGGGTACACGCCCGAATCGGCCGAGCTGACCAGCCGCAAGGTGATGCGGGAGGTGAGTTACCGATGGGACTGAGGGAGGATCTCGACCGCTTCCGCGAGGTGGGCGAAGAGCGCCGCGAGGACCTGGCGGCGTTCATCCAGCACGGTGACCTCGGCGGGAGCGACCCGGACAGCATCCGGATCCCGATCAAAGTCGTCGACCTGCCGGAGTTCGTCTACGACCCGCGGGAACAGGGAGGCGTCGGTCAGGGACAGGACGGAACGCCCGATGTCGGCGACCCGGTCGGTCAGCCCGAGCCAGCCGATGTCGACGCTGACGGCGACGAGGATGGGGACGAAGACGGCGACCCCGGCGACGAGCGCGGCGAGCACGAGTATTACGAGATGGACCCCGAGGAGTTCGCCCAGGAACTCGACGAGGAACTCGGTCTCGACCTGGAGCCCAAGGGGAAGGAAGTGGTCGAGGAGATGGAGGGCGATTTCACCGAACTCACCCGCGCCGGGCCGAACAGCACGCTCGACTTCGAGCGCCTGTTCAAGAAAGGCCTCAAGCGGAAACTGGCGATGGATTTCGACGAGTCGTTCGTCCGCGAGGCGATGCGCGTCGCCGGGGCCACGCCGGACGATGTCTTCCGGTGGTGCCGCGAGCAGAACGTCCTCGTCTCCCAGGCGTGGATCGACGACCAGTGGGACGAAATTCCCGCGGACGAACGCGACCGCTGGGAGAGTTTCGAGTCGATGGCCGAGCACGTCGACCGGACGACCACGCTCGACCGCATCCGAGAGGAGGGCCTCCGCGACGTGCCCTTCCGCCGCGAGGACGAACGCTACCGCCACCCCGAGGTCGTCGAGAAGACGGAGAAGAACGTGGTCGTGGTGAACATCCGCGACGTGTCCGGAAGCATGCGCGAGGGGAAACGCGAACTCGTGGAGCGGACCTTTACGCCGCTCGATTGGTATCTCACCGGCAAGTACGACCGCGCCGAGTTCGTCTACATCGCCCACGACGCGGAAGCGTGGGAGGTTGAGCGGGAGGACTTCTTCGGCATCCGTAGCGGCGGCGGGACGCGCATCTCGTCGGCGTACGAACTCGCCGCGGAGGTCCTTGCGGAACGCTACCCGTGGGCGGAGTGGAACCGCTACGTCTTCGCGGCGGGCGACAGCGAGAACTCCAGCAACGACACCCGGGAGCACGTCATCCCCCTGATGCGGGAGATCCCGGCGAACCTGCACGCGTACGTCGAGACGCAGCCGGGCGGGACGGCCATCAACGCCACCCACGCCGAAGAGGTGGAGAGCGCCTTCGACGACGGCGAGGATGTCGTCGTCGCCTACGTCGCCGACCCGTCGGACGTGACCGACGCCATCTACCACATCCTGAGCACGGAGGACGACGCATGAGAGACGACCGCATCGACGCCCGACGGGAAGCGAGTCGCCTCACCGAACCGGTCGAACAGGCCGCGGATCTGGCCCGACGGCTAGGACTCGACCCCTCCCCCGTCAACTACTGGGTCGTCGACCACGACGAGATGAACGAACTCATCGCCTACGGCGGGTTCCAGCACCGCTACCCCCACTGGCGGTGGGGGATGGCCTACGACCGCCAGCGCAAGCAGGATCAGTTCGGCATGGGCAAGGCCTTCGAAATCGTCAACAACGACAACCCTGCCCACGCCTTTCTCCAGGAGTCCAACTCGCTGGCCGACCAGAAGGCAGTCATCACGCACGTCGAAGCCCACGCCGACTTCTTCGCCAACAACGAGTGGTTCGGCCTGTTCGGCGACGGCCAGGGCGACGACCGGTCGGCGCTCGACGCCGCGGCCATGCTCGAACGCCATGCGGAGACCATCCGTGGCTACGCCGAGGACCCAGATATCGACCGCGAGGAAGTCGAGCGGTTCATCGACGCCGTCCTCTGTCTGGAGGACACTATCGACCAACACCGCGCGTTCGACCGCGCGGACGAACGCCGCGAGGGAGACGCCCCCGTTGACCTCGGTGACCGACTCGACGACCTCGACGTTTCCGAGGACGTTCGCCGCCACGCCTTCGACGAGGCGTGGCTGGACGACCTCTCGGACGCCGAGGAGGCGGCGGCCCGCCTCGACGAGCCGCACGCCGACGTGCTCGCCTTCCTCCGCGACCACGGCCAGCAGTACGACGACGAGTCCGGCAAGGCCGTCGCGTTCGAACCGTGGCAGACGGACGTGCTCGACATCCTCCGGCGGGAGGCGTACTACTTCGCGGGGCAGAAAATGACGAAGGTGATGAACGAGGGGTGGGCCTGTGTCGCACCGGAGACGCCCGTATTCACGGAGCGAGGGCTGATTCCGATGCGGGAGGTCGTCGTCGACGGGGCCGATGTCTCGGACGGCGACGGACGGCGACGGGTCTACGACACGAATGTCATCTCGGATCACGATACCGTCACGGTCGAAACCCGGCGCGGATTCGAGTTGACTGGCTCCGACAACCATCGGGTGCGACGACCCGACGGTTCGTGGGTCGAACTCGGCGACTTGGCTCCCGGCGACGAAATCGAGGTGTCCGGCGGAAACGGCCTCTGGCCGACCGAGTACGTCGACATCGACTGGGAACACCCCGAGACCACGACACTCGGCGACGTCGCGGACGTTGCTGGTGTCTCGCTGTCGACGGTGATTCGATACCGAAAGCTCGGAAGGGCTGAGAAAAGCGAAGCCATCGAACGAGCGCTGGAACAGTACGATGGCCCACCGCAGTCCGAAGCGGCGAGCAATCCGATTCGGGTGCCCGACGCGGTCACCGAGGATGTCGCTCGATTCCTCGGTTTGCTTGTCGGCGACGGCCACGTCTCGGCTGCCTCGAATCAGGTGGGATTCACTGCCGACGAGCGGGCGAAAGTCACGGAGTTCGCCGGGTTAGTCGAAGAACTGTTCGGCGTCCCGACGACAGTCAGCGAAGACGGGGCGCGCTGGCGGGCGTACGTCTACTCGGCGAACCTCGTCCGGTTGCTCACCGACGCCTTCGACGCGACGGTCGGTGCCGGTGACAAGGTGGTCCCCGAAGCCATCCAGCGCTCGCCGAAGGCCGTGGTTGCCGCATTCCTGCAGGGACTGTTCGATGCGGACGGCTACGCCGGTGACCACGGCGTGATTCTGAGTACGAAAAGTGACGCCATCGGCTCGACGGTGCAACTGCTCTTGACGAACTTCAATATCGTCTCTCGCCGTCGTGAACAGGCCGACGGCTGTCAGCACGTCCACCTGACCGGCGAGTCCGCACGGCGCTTCCACGAGGAAATCGGCTATAGCTACGCCGCCAAAGACGCTGCACTCCAGACGTATCTTGACGACCTCGAATGGTTCGAGACGGAACGGTGGGCCGACGAAGTCGTCTCAGTGACGTCTGGCACGGGAGAGGTGTACGACATCTCCGTCGAGGAGACGCATCGATACGCAGCCGGCGGATTCGTGAACCACAACTCGTACTGGGAATCGCGCATGATGAGCGACGAGGGCTTCGCCGAGGCCGACGAGTTCGTCACCTACGCCGACCACATGGCGCGCGTCCTCGGGTCGCCCGGACTCAACCCCTACAAACTCGGGAAGGAACTCTGGGAGCACGTCGAGAACGTGACCAACCGGCGGGAGGTGGCCGATCACCTCCTGCGGGTCGAGGGCGTCACCTGGCGCAACTTCCACGACGTGATCGATTTCGAGGACGTGGCGGACCTGCTGGCGCCCGATCCCGCCGTCGCGTCGATCAACCCCGAGTCGCTCGCCGACCTCGATCCGTCGGATCCGCGCATCGACGCCGAGGGACTCGAACGCGCGCGGGCGAGCGAGGTCGACATCGAGCGCTACCCCTGGAAGGTGCTGACGACGGCGGGCCTGGCCGAGCGTCACTTCTCGCTGTGCCGACCACAGAACCGCGGCTTCCTCCAGTCCATCCCTCGCTCCGAACTCGAACGGCTGGCGCGGTACATGTTCGACGACGCGAAATACGAGTCGGTGGCCGCCGCCATCGCGGACGTCGACTACGTCGCGGGCTGGGAGCGGATGCGCGAGGTTCGCGAGAGTCACAACGACGTGACCTTCATCGACGCCTTCCTCTCGCCGAAGTTCGTCTACGAGAACGACTACTTCACGTACGAGTTCTCGCAGGCGACGGGCGATTTCCGGGTCGCCTCCGACGACCCCGAGGACGTGAAGAAGAAACTCCTCCTCCAGCTCACCAACTTCGGGAAGCCCACTATCGCCGTCTACGACGGCAACTACGACAACCGGAACGAACTGCTCCTCGGCCACCAGTACAACGGCATCGGTCTCGACACCGACCAGGCAAAGCGCGTCCTCGAACGCACCTACGATCTGTGGGGTCGGCCGGTCAACCTGATGACCATCGTCAAAGAGTACGACGACCACGAACTCGAAATCGCCCGGCGGCGGAACCGCGAACCGACGCCAACCGAGGTCGGCAAGCGCATCCGATACGACGGCGAGGGGTTCGAGACCCACGACCTCGACCCGGACCTCGAAGCGCGCATTGCGGCCGACGATATCGACTACGACACCAGACCCGACGGGTGGTTGAGTTAGGGCGGCGCTCGCGGAGTGGTTTGAGAGACCTACTCGGTCAGGGGTGGCCCCGATTGCGAGACTCACTGCTGCTCGTCTCGCGTGGTTCAAACCCCCATCTGTGCGTGCTTTTACTCACTCCGCTCGTTCAAGAACCATGCTCGGTCAGGGATTTGAACCCTGGTCGTCGGCTCGAAAGGCCAACATGATTGGCCGGACTACACCAACCGAGCGTTCGGGTTTCCCCGTACTTCGGTGGATGGGATGGCTATTGATAAATCCGTCTCTTTCGGTCGCGAGAGCGTGGTACGGCGTCACGCAACGACCGCGAAGTCCGGCCGTGCCCCGGATCGCTCACTCCCGCACCGTGAACTGCGTCGACACTTCCGCCGAGGTGCGGTGCAGTTGGAGTTCGCCGATGGCTACCGTCGCCGTCAGGTCGCCCACCGGCCACTCGGCCGTCTCGAACGTCATCGCGTCCTCCCAGGTGTAGAGACCCGCCTCGTCGACTTGGCGGTCCATGTCCCGGAACTGTCGGGTGATCAGGTCACCGTCGTGGAGGATGTCGACGCCCTCCTTGAGATTGATCGTCCCTTCGGGCACCCGGAGGCGGTATCGGAAGGCGACGACCGCGGGCTGCCCGCGCCGGACGCTCTCGACCTGATTCGCCTGCAGATCGCCGGGTTCGCTCCACATA comes from Haloplanus sp. XH21 and encodes:
- a CDS encoding pyruvoyl-dependent arginine decarboxylase, which gives rise to MNETIDVVWGDGEAGTPLSAFDAALADAGIHNYNLVTYSSMIPPGRRVVEAERLDATYGVGAPVGTVLAENEATRTDETIAAGLGWIRADEGGVMMESSAGSAAACRADLREKLADAKRIRDWNWEGEPELVVHEYTVDRTGAVVVGAVYGPLSYADGELR
- a CDS encoding DUF309 domain-containing protein, producing MDDHTHDYSVAPPPTGAPTGWDPQRPESNGWEHGTLRRGVIHGVRLYNAGAFHEAHDCFEDEWYNYGSGTTESAFLHGMVQVAAGAYKHFDFENDDGMRSLFETALQYLHGVPEDYYGVAVGDIRTTLDAALDDPTVLHGWHIELDGERPAATADDFEYAESLE
- a CDS encoding succinylglutamate desuccinylase/aspartoacylase domain-containing protein encodes the protein MRIREFGDDPEVAVVAAIHGDEPCGPRAVEAILADPPAFERPVKFIVANERALDRGVRYLDDDLNRAFPGDEAAASHERRLASELLAELEGCTTLALHSTQSYAHPFALVDTVDPETADLCAALPIDTLVETGDYADGRLISYPRTIEVECGRQWSEQAAANAEQLVTAFLRATGVLPATADSAPNDDVPVFRLTGRVPKAPASEHEVFVENFERVPPGVPFASADGEDHVADDPFYPILMSAEGYETVFGYAAERRGRLADIGDESARGQSSDGASSTSVRSRSSIQ
- a CDS encoding UPF0179 family protein encodes the protein MSEVTLIGTRLAEVGREFVFRGESTACEGCPYRGQCLDLSPGTRYRITDVRENAQTLDCAVHDEGVRAVEVEPTSITANVPSKAAYAGSKAKLAGSCPYTDCPSHTYCVPDGADFDTEYRIEDVIGDPPHDYCMLDRDLTLVELAPSED
- a CDS encoding DUF5820 family protein, coding for MSLESLPDGWTVWHEEPAGRAILAYRPDVFDTAAFPAACMPTIYLSPGKPGRRPSAREADGWTITLFLEPEVDARVESCETREKAVETALDLARAFATGDIDYRAAYQVPREAYLDRLDELVGREA
- a CDS encoding PrkA family serine protein kinase, with amino-acid sequence MTKETLDDLSQDYKESVPSDLREAKRFDWYLDEVYDDPRIARNAHQRVADMFDYYGTAYDEDAGVVEYRMASEDPLHDGENTFYGREVHESIHEFVNKVKSGARGLGPEKRIKLLLGPVGSGKSHFDWMVRRYFEDYTASDDGRMYTFQWVNLGDIIRGQDPSDDTVVSPMNQDPLVLLPQEQRDRVLERLNETLDAPYTIRNEQSLDPASEFYMDRLLAQYDDDLKAVLDEHIEIIRLVASENKRQCVETFEPKDKKNQDETELTGDVNYSKIAVYGESDPRAFDYSGAFCNANRGLFSGEELLKLQREFLYDFLHASQEQTIKPKNNPRIDIDQVIVGRTNMPEYRDKKGDEKMEAFNDRTKRIDFPYVLEYSEEAEIYRKMLRNADVPDMHIEPHAMEMAGLFGVLTRITDPDGENVTLVQKAKAYNGEIDETDDVDVKKLREEGEEAADVAEGMDGVSARFIGDEIAEAIMDATHRGREYLSPLSVFTHFEENLENHGSIPESNVDRYHRYLELVREEYKERAIEDVRHALAYDVDEIQRQGEKYMDHVMAYIDDATVTDELTGREQEPDETFLRSVEEKLAIPSDRKDDFRQEVSNWVSRRAREGEGFDPQDNDRLRRALERKLWEDKKHNINFSALVSANELDDDERSAWIDALIEQGYSREGATEVLEFAGAEVAKSELEG
- a CDS encoding PrkA family serine protein kinase translates to MGHEYIRAGDEALSGAYEEPMRLAEYVDRALARPSIASHAPKYLLEAIESMGTRTVVEEGEERERYRFFDDPANDGEHAILGNTAVLNGFVDDLRTIAADRGKRETIIWFDGPTATGKSELKRCLINGLREYSKTEAGRRYTVEWNVASATEDRGLSYGGGTDREDDWYESPVQTHPLSVFPAEVRASILADLNEGNHVPISVDADLDPFSREAYEHLEERYRRDGGTALFSSITDPRHLRVKNYVVDVGRGIGVLHSEDDGSPKERLVGSWMPGMLRELDSRGRKNPQAFSYDGVLSQGNGLLTVVEDAAQHADLLRKLLNVPDEGRVKLDKGIGMDIDTQLLIISNPDLDVELDKYADRNGRDPLKALKRRLDKHEFGYLTTLSLEAELVRRELTSETAVWEAEGYADLDARVREGVTLSVRGSDGRVVDRELAPHSVEAAALYSVVTRLDGEDCPGDRTLVEKALLFDQGYLQEGDERIEAESFDFDGDDGSHGIPVTYTRDIVADLLQTDADRQHPDLPVERVIMPDDILDAMAEGLDDAPVFSRAEAAEYENRLAVVKSHVFDRQEADVLDAVLAEKGVDEETVNEYVEHVFAWANDEQVATDRGAVDPDPLLLKVFETEHLGRFDEGAYDGATPTAPVVAFRNEKVITAINRYAWENRDEDFAIENVDVAEIPVIRAVLDAHDWSDVQRLFEEFDPTQWADPPSGTETARVKDRTLAALRERGYTPESAELTSRKVMREVSYRWD
- a CDS encoding YeaH/YhbH family protein, whose product is MGLREDLDRFREVGEERREDLAAFIQHGDLGGSDPDSIRIPIKVVDLPEFVYDPREQGGVGQGQDGTPDVGDPVGQPEPADVDADGDEDGDEDGDPGDERGEHEYYEMDPEEFAQELDEELGLDLEPKGKEVVEEMEGDFTELTRAGPNSTLDFERLFKKGLKRKLAMDFDESFVREAMRVAGATPDDVFRWCREQNVLVSQAWIDDQWDEIPADERDRWESFESMAEHVDRTTTLDRIREEGLRDVPFRREDERYRHPEVVEKTEKNVVVVNIRDVSGSMREGKRELVERTFTPLDWYLTGKYDRAEFVYIAHDAEAWEVEREDFFGIRSGGGTRISSAYELAAEVLAERYPWAEWNRYVFAAGDSENSSNDTREHVIPLMREIPANLHAYVETQPGGTAINATHAEEVESAFDDGEDVVVAYVADPSDVTDAIYHILSTEDDA